From a region of the Agromyces ramosus genome:
- a CDS encoding SDR family NAD(P)-dependent oxidoreductase, translating into MTTSTSLPLAGKTALVTGASRGLGAGVAVELARQGASVAITYWSSPERADSVVKAITDSGGVGYTIRANNAEPEGAREGVRDAVAALGSLDILVNSAGAGWFEPFPDTSDEHIEHTINLNVRGTIYTTHEALKHLPNGGRIVTIGSVTAESIPFPGGAIYGMSKAALVAFTKGLARDLGGRKITANIVQPGPIDTEGNPASGPSGEFLAGLTALGYFATPTDVGGLVAWIASDQAHFMTGSTVTLDGGWTA; encoded by the coding sequence ATGACTACATCGACCAGCCTTCCTCTCGCTGGTAAGACCGCCCTCGTGACGGGGGCGTCGCGCGGCCTCGGCGCCGGCGTGGCCGTCGAATTGGCGCGGCAAGGCGCAAGCGTCGCCATCACCTACTGGTCATCACCGGAACGCGCTGATTCCGTCGTGAAGGCGATCACTGACTCTGGCGGCGTCGGATACACCATCCGAGCGAACAACGCTGAGCCAGAGGGCGCACGCGAGGGCGTGCGCGATGCGGTTGCCGCGCTCGGCTCGCTGGACATCCTCGTGAATAGTGCTGGCGCCGGTTGGTTCGAGCCGTTCCCGGACACCTCCGATGAGCACATCGAGCACACCATCAACCTCAACGTTCGCGGAACGATCTACACGACACACGAGGCGCTCAAGCATCTTCCCAACGGCGGCCGGATCGTCACCATCGGGAGCGTCACCGCCGAGAGCATCCCCTTCCCCGGCGGCGCGATCTACGGCATGAGCAAAGCCGCACTGGTCGCATTCACAAAGGGTTTGGCCCGCGACCTCGGGGGGCGCAAGATCACAGCGAACATCGTGCAGCCCGGTCCGATCGACACCGAGGGCAATCCTGCCAGCGGACCGTCCGGGGAATTCCTGGCTGGGCTGACTGCGCTGGGATACTTCGCGACGCCGACCGACGTAGGCGGACTCGTCGCGTGGATCGCCTCTGATCAGGCGCACTTCATGACCGGCTCAACCGTCACCCTCGATGGCGGCTGGACGGCCTGA
- a CDS encoding RNA polymerase sigma factor: MKTAAVMTGTSRDRRARLEAAIRANAVDLLAYLERRIDPPADAADVLSDALLHAWRRRASMPVEDDALRPWLFTFARNTLLNARKASRRRTAGTTALREFLAASHAGTSDQLAENMAVRDAVSALTADLRELVLLVHWEGLSVSDAARVLDIPPSTARSRYAVAKSKLRDQLDTQTPPQPDVSTSSPPTGTPRPGRRHFRTEPTMHLTPINSPAIELPPTEPTDISAYLPDPADEPTA, encoded by the coding sequence ATGAAGACGGCAGCCGTGATGACTGGAACTAGCCGCGACCGGAGGGCCCGCCTCGAGGCGGCGATCAGGGCAAACGCTGTCGACCTCCTCGCGTACCTCGAACGTCGCATCGACCCACCAGCTGATGCGGCCGATGTCCTCAGCGATGCGCTGCTGCACGCCTGGCGGCGACGAGCGAGCATGCCGGTCGAAGACGATGCACTCCGCCCGTGGCTGTTCACGTTCGCCCGGAACACACTGTTGAACGCGCGCAAGGCCAGCCGGCGTCGCACTGCGGGCACGACCGCGCTGCGCGAGTTCCTCGCCGCATCCCACGCCGGCACGTCGGATCAACTCGCTGAGAACATGGCGGTACGCGACGCCGTCTCGGCGCTCACCGCTGATCTCCGTGAGCTCGTCCTCCTGGTGCATTGGGAAGGACTCAGCGTCAGCGACGCCGCCCGGGTCCTCGACATCCCTCCATCCACTGCCCGGTCCCGTTACGCCGTCGCAAAGTCGAAGCTCCGCGATCAACTCGACACCCAGACGCCGCCCCAGCCAGACGTCTCAACGAGCAGCCCGCCAACGGGCACCCCCCGCCCCGGACGCCGGCATTTCAGAACGGAACCCACAATGCATCTGACTCCTATCAACTCGCCTGCGATCGAGCTCCCGCCGACTGAGCCGACCGATATCAGCGCCTACCTCCCTGACCCCGCCGACGAGCCGACTGCATGA
- a CDS encoding TIGR03620 family F420-dependent LLM class oxidoreductase: MQNDMASVAPVGRLGIWSLELRGADKARIHDAAAALDSQGWSALWIAGANGPGLWPDAEGLLSAAPHTSVAFGVMSIWSPDARIAIAEHPRLVATYGKRLILGLGVSTPQTAAAVGAEFGSPLTAMNRYLDELDAAKPALNGDRILGALGPRMVALARNRAAGIHPFLVTPESSNANRAILGPDALIAPHQAVVLETNPVKARAIARRGIGMFIGLPSYQANLRRLGFGDDDLVPGGSDRLIDATVAWGSLDDIHRRIRDHWGAGADHVALHVLSAHGRLPTAEWQELSALIPS, from the coding sequence ATGCAGAACGACATGGCTTCAGTCGCGCCGGTGGGCCGTCTTGGAATCTGGAGTCTGGAGTTGCGGGGGGCGGACAAGGCCAGAATTCATGACGCCGCCGCAGCGCTTGACAGCCAGGGCTGGTCCGCGCTCTGGATTGCAGGTGCGAACGGGCCCGGCTTGTGGCCAGATGCAGAGGGGCTCCTCTCCGCCGCCCCCCACACGTCCGTGGCATTCGGAGTGATGAGCATCTGGAGCCCAGACGCTCGCATCGCGATCGCTGAACACCCTCGCCTCGTGGCGACATACGGGAAACGCCTGATCCTGGGCTTGGGCGTCAGCACACCCCAGACAGCCGCCGCAGTGGGTGCCGAGTTCGGGTCGCCGTTGACCGCGATGAATCGCTACCTCGACGAACTCGACGCCGCGAAACCCGCTCTGAACGGCGATCGAATACTCGGCGCTCTGGGCCCCCGAATGGTCGCCCTCGCCCGCAACCGCGCCGCCGGCATCCATCCGTTCCTCGTGACTCCGGAATCCAGCAATGCGAACCGGGCGATTCTCGGCCCGGACGCGCTCATCGCACCCCACCAAGCGGTGGTGCTCGAAACCAACCCGGTGAAGGCTCGTGCGATTGCCCGACGCGGGATCGGCATGTTCATCGGCTTGCCGAGCTATCAGGCCAACCTTCGGCGTCTGGGCTTCGGTGATGACGACTTGGTCCCCGGTGGCAGCGACCGTCTGATCGACGCAACCGTTGCGTGGGGGTCCCTTGACGACATCCACCGTCGAATTCGCGACCACTGGGGCGCCGGAGCAGACCATGTGGCTCTTCACGTGCTCTCCGCACACGGCCGCTTGCCGACCGCCGAATGGCAGGAGCTCAGTGCCTTGATCCCATCATGA